Proteins encoded together in one Thermogemmatispora onikobensis window:
- a CDS encoding Gfo/Idh/MocA family protein, which yields METLRFAIIGWGYWGPRLARNLESLPYASVTLIADSNPACQFSPALRHHPRARFTTSVEEIYRSDVDAVVVATPVSTHYAFARAALQHDKHVLVEKPLTASVAEAEELVNLARERQRILMVGHTFEYSPAVNELRKLIRNNDLGRIYCFEAIRVNLGLFRQDTNVIWDLAPHDISILLYLLSEKPAEVRVQAHAHIQPRIPDIAHLDLTFASGMTAHIHVSWLHPCKIRRVTVIGDQRMAVYDDTNPAEMLKIYNKGADVHADPIVSYRNGEITIPHIDWVEPLRLECEDFAEAIRTGKQPRANGQVGLEVVRILAAAQQELEREHQTHQPLTAVSPAS from the coding sequence ATGGAAACACTGCGCTTCGCCATCATCGGCTGGGGCTATTGGGGTCCCAGGCTGGCACGCAACCTTGAATCGCTTCCGTACGCAAGCGTTACCTTGATTGCCGATAGCAATCCCGCGTGCCAGTTCTCGCCCGCTCTGCGCCATCACCCTCGGGCCCGTTTTACCACCTCCGTTGAGGAGATCTATCGTTCCGACGTGGACGCCGTCGTCGTTGCTACTCCGGTGAGCACCCACTACGCTTTTGCCCGCGCCGCCCTCCAACACGACAAACATGTGCTGGTCGAGAAGCCGCTGACCGCGAGCGTGGCCGAGGCCGAGGAGCTGGTCAACCTGGCCCGGGAGCGACAGCGCATCTTGATGGTCGGCCATACCTTTGAGTACAGCCCAGCAGTCAACGAGCTGCGCAAGCTGATCCGCAATAATGACCTGGGTAGGATCTATTGCTTCGAGGCGATCCGTGTGAATCTGGGCCTCTTCCGCCAGGATACAAACGTCATCTGGGATCTCGCTCCTCACGATATCTCTATTTTGCTCTACCTGCTCAGTGAGAAGCCGGCGGAGGTGCGTGTGCAAGCCCATGCCCATATCCAACCGCGTATTCCAGATATTGCTCACCTCGATCTGACTTTCGCCAGCGGCATGACGGCCCATATTCATGTGAGCTGGCTCCATCCCTGCAAGATCCGCCGGGTCACTGTCATCGGCGACCAGCGCATGGCAGTCTATGACGATACAAACCCCGCTGAGATGCTGAAGATCTATAACAAAGGGGCCGATGTACACGCCGATCCAATCGTTTCCTACCGCAATGGCGAAATTACCATCCCTCACATCGACTGGGTCGAGCCGCTGCGCCTGGAGTGCGAGGACTTCGCCGAGGCAATCCGCACAGGGAAGCAACCGCGAGCGAATGGCCAGGTCGGACTAGAGGTCGTTCGCATTCTGGCAGCAGCTCAGCAGGAACTGGAACGCGAACACCAAACGCACCAGCCCCTGACAGCGGTCAGCCCGGCCAGCTAG